CTTTGTTTAGACCAAAAAAAACGAAATTATATTATTCCCTCATAATCTTCAGAAGACATAAGCTCTGCTACATCATCTGGATTATTAACTTTAATTTTTATCATCCAACCTTCGCCATAAGGGTCAGAGTTTACCGTTTCAGGAGCATCTTCTAAATCTGGATTTACTTCTATTACTGTTCCTGTGATGGGCATATATAAGTCTGAAACCGTTTTTACAGCTTCAACAGAACCAAAAACATCTCCTGCTTCTACTTCGTCTCCTTCTGTTGTGATGTCCACATAAACAATATCACCAAGTTCAGATTGTGCGTGTTCGGTGATGCCAACTGTTGCAATGTCGCCTTCTAAGCGAATCCACTCGTGTTCTTTTGTGTACTTTAATTCCTTTGGAAAATTCATTTTGATTTT
The Bernardetia sp. genome window above contains:
- the gcvH gene encoding glycine cleavage system protein GcvH; translation: MNFPKELKYTKEHEWIRLEGDIATVGITEHAQSELGDIVYVDITTEGDEVEAGDVFGSVEAVKTVSDLYMPITGTVIEVNPDLEDAPETVNSDPYGEGWMIKIKVNNPDDVAELMSSEDYEGII